The DNA sequence taaattatttattatattttatattaaaatttaaaaaaattataaaaataagtcaaGATAAGTTTACTTTTCAAAAGAATATAAGGTTCACAGCCAAGCAATAAGCAGCATAACATTCCTCACGTGCCTTCACTTTTGagggaaaaataatttttaaacgaCTTctcttgaaattttaaattgatgagatgaaaattaaaatatttaattatttgtattatattattaatattcatcctcacgattcttttttaataactgattgaaatatttaattaaataaaataaaattcagaaTCAAATTTCGAATTCAACATCTACTTAAAATCATTACTTGTCATGCCAACAAGTAGAACAGCAGAGCTAGAGTTGGGCTGCTTGGTTTTCGGTTTTTGAAAAAAGCTGCACGTGCAAAAGTGGATCCATCAAAGTTCACACGTGtgatttaatcattaagttttaaaattcacGCGTTTAAATAGTCACTACCCAGCACCAACATTATGATTTATGCCTTATACAGAGAAGCTGGCCCATTGTAGACCTTGAGAGCCCCAAGCAGGCCTACCAGAATTTTCAGCTTCACATGAGATAGAAATGATGACAAACAATTAGAAACAGATCCCTCTGCAATTTCATAATCAAAGGTTCCCCTAATCACCTTTATGGTAATTAAGCAGAAGACcccaaaatacaaaacaataatgCTATGAAATGTCAACAAGTTGTACTAAgtagtatgatttttttttccatgtaaaaatctattaaatgtattaacaatgaaaaatgatatttacaattttagaatatgtaaatctcgcgtatttattttgaaataattgagtaaatataaaatgaaaaaattattcttttaatagttggcctaacttttttttaaaaggaatgtgCGAGACTTATATATCCTAGAaatgtttctaactttctaGCATTACTCAGTAAGAATAAACCACCATATTCATCTCAAGTTGCActaattactcttttattagaaaaattattttcatcctcCTCTAGCTTGACAtttgaataattaatatataagtaaaattttaaaaaaataattttacaaaatttgctGATTAGTTCCTAAAAATTCTAGGTGATGTTGGTTAGAACTTGATGAGATTCTGCAGAGTATAATATGTTTGGAAAATCATAAGGTTTAACAAGGTTCTGCAAAGTTGATAGCGAGTTCCATGATGAAGAGTTAAAGTGAGATTCGGATTAGTGTTTGAATTAGAAATtactaagggaaaaaaaaaaaaaaaacagataaaaaaagcaaaaaaagaagaagaaggaagtcACAGCTGTAAGAAAAGAGAGCCCTGAGCCCCCACATACTGTCCTGGCCAAAGCTTGCCACCAAAGAGATGATGAATGGCACTGGACATGCAAAGGATGCAGATAAAAAGAAAGcagatgaaaaaagaagaaaagaaaaaaaaaatgccttgaTGGTTCTcggaagccaaaaaaaaaaaaaaaaagacatgccATCATTGCTGCTTCCTTATGCTTTTACTTTTGCAAATCCATCAAAAACAAATAGACAAAATCATATTCTTAACACAAACCTGAACTCAGTAGATTGTCATATATACAGCTCCCGAGTGAGCTTGAGTTATCCCCATGGCGACTTCACCTGAACCCAGGTCCGAAAACCCAATTGATTTTCGTGCCCCGCCTCCCTCTCCGGTAGCCTCCGGACGCCGATCGACTGTCACCAATGATGACATCCTCACCGAATTCCTCCACCACTCCCTTCGTGTCCCCGACCTCATCTTGCCCCATAAGGTCTTTCCCCGCCAGAAATTCATTGAAAGTCCCCCAGTGATTGATTTGCAATCCTTGACTTCCAAGGAAAGTGATTCAATACCCAAGATTCTGGATTCTATATCCGGAATTGGGTGCTTTCAGCTGGTGAACTACGGAATTCCGCCTGAAAGTATGAGTGCTGCATTGGCTGCCGCCTCTGGCATTTTCCATGTCCCACCAGAAAAGAAGGCGGCGGCGACGAGGTCGTTGGAAAGGCCATACGGCTTTGAAGAAGGTCATGAAGAGGAGGGCGAGAGTGAGTTGACTGAAGAGTTTGTATGGTGTAGAGATGAAGCTTTGAAGTTGGAAATGGAGGGAGTCTGGCCAGCAGGATATTCAAATTTCAGGTATTTACTAACTACCTCGTCTTGAATGTGTTTTGGCATTTGTCGGCATTGTTTTCTGGCCGTAATTTTTGCATACGAATGGTCAGTGTCGTAGTGTCGTTAATGAAATTTATTGTCCATCTTATTATGGGAATAATTTTGCATCGAGTTTCTGGTAGCAgattcataataataatattaaaaaaaatgcatgtaattgttttataagaaatgaaacaaataatacGATAGAGCTAGTATAAATAAGAAAAGGTACATAAAGGAAACAACATGATTTGCATTTCTTCAGCTTCAAGAACATCGTGCAATCGATCAGTATCTTTATGGATTCAGTAGTGTTTAGCATTGATGCACACACATAATCATTAATTAATCCTCAAGATGTTTGTcgaccaattatatatatggaaccTGCATATGATCTCATGCCAAAGTTCTTTGTAATGATCTGCAGCGAGAAAATGGAAGCTCTGATGTTTGAGATAGAGAAAGTTGCTGAGAAAATTCTATTGGCCCTCTGGGAAAGTTTTCTAAGAAAACCAATATACGAAAATGAAATGATACAACAACAAGAACTTGGGTCAGTGTGTTGTCTCTACAAGCATGGCAAGAATGTACCGGCCGACAAGTGGTATGATGTGATCAGGATGTTAATAAGGGGTACTGATTTCTCTCATTCCTTGTGTTTGCATTTATGTGATGGGTCTTCAGAGTTTCACGTCTACTCCAAGAAAGGTTGGGTTTCTTTTATCCCAGAGAAAGGTGCCCTGATAATCACTGTTGGAGACCAAATCCAGGTAAAATATTTGGACTCTATTTTCCGCTTGGCTAAAGGCTAAAGTTGCACCTAGATATTTAGTTATTAGTATGTCTCTGGAGCTTTAATTGGAACACAGACCAAGATTGGCCTACCATGCAACAAAAAGCTTGCATGACATTGATTCATCTTTTGCTGTGAAATATCGATAAAAGCCATAATTTGAGCCGTTGACATAGCATAAACaccatttttttctaatattacgAGGACTACAATAAATCTGCTTATTTATGATCAGTTATTTTCAactaaaatgattatttcctgctgaaatgagtctgttttttaTCCGTCAcaaatacttgttttttttgtagtatatatatataatttactcgTATTTCTATACATGTTCTATTGCATTGATATAACGTTATATACTCATTAACATTTGAATtcgttatttaaaaaataattattaatatgacgGTTGATGCATATATAATGCTACGATACTTTCCACACAGTAGTTTATGTGATCAAGTAGTAACATGATTATGATTAGCCACGGCCCACGACACAAACACACCATCATCATAAAAAAACACAGCTTGTTTTGTATGATGTTTTGGTACCTCTAAAGGCATTTTTGGACAGCTGTATTGGACGTGCGCTAATCATagcatatgaaaaaataaattcatcaaagttCATGGGGAAAATGATGACAATTTGTACTAACCTCTCACTTTTTCTGTGTAAATCAACATCTAGATGAGAAATCATACTTGCTTATTTTAATTTCCTCCTCTTACAGGCATTAAGTGGTGGACACTACAAGCATGTGATAGGAAGACCAATCTTTAAAGATGAGAAAGATGACTGTATATCAATGGCTTTCCTCTGTTCCCCTCCTCCAACCGCAGCCGCCGCTGCTGCTGCCTCCGTCGTCACGACCAGCTgctcaaaaacaaaaagggaaaagacTATCTCGCTGAGTCAACAAGCCTTGGTGGCTTTGTTTTTGACTCTTGTATACCAATTTTTCGTTtacttttcaaagaaaatttgaTGTTTGTATCCAAAATCtgtttacaattataaatatatactctCCTCTTTTGGTTGCACACACTATTGTACAAATAGTTGCAACCTACACCATTAATATTAACTGCACCACCGTCCAAATCTCATCGTTGGAAATCTAAGCATGCAGTACATCATCCTCACTTCAGCTCTCATTCTATGTAATTATTACCCGATTTGTAAAATTAAACTCGTGTCATGTGaccaattttttaaatcatcttaatgatcaaatcttaatttttaattagaaatatagaGAAACtcatattgaaatatatatttttttacatattattcaaaataaatatatatatatatagtaacttCTGGGTaccattattagtattattaattttctttttgtttggacGTAACCAATTTGAAGGGAGGGTATTATCAAGGGCTATTAGAATGAAAGTCTAGTCGCTGGCAAAGAAGAGGCCCAAAGACCAAACAACTCGTCTCGATCATGGGCTTCGGGATCAGAGAAGTACCTCGGCTTCTACTGGGTTGGGTTGCATCAACTTCCGAAACTTCACCACGCAGGTGGGCCGACCAGACTTTGATTATAATTGggacttttgttttatttttttggggggttgtAATTATGCTGTGGTTGCACGAGGCGACGGGGAGAACTCGATGCGAATTGTATGGGTCCCGCTAGCGGTCGTCCAGCTCTTACTGCTGGACATGACCCTCgttcattctctttttctttttttttttaaatttttaaatatataatttttaaatagaaaataataaagttattacTTAATAACAATTTGTAtacaattatgtaataaaataatattattttaaatttgattttaacttttatttttgatttaatgtgtttaaatataataaaaaatattattatatttaaaattatctataaattgTGAAGGTATTGTTAGCTATCCTTTACGAATTACGGTAGAACTTATGCTAGTCCATATACTTTACCGATATGGCCGGTTTGACGCGGTTACGGCCGTTTGACCGGTTTTTGTACCCCACTAGTTAAAAGGCCGTACGTAGGAGTAAAAATCCACACGTGTTCTTGGAATGCTAGCGTGGCAAGTTCTAACTGGTAATTGATAAAGCACCAATATGACATACGAGTGAATCAAAGAACACAGAACCCCGACAAAGTTGAAATCCTAAAACCCCCcgagaaagaaacaaaaacctAGTAGAAGCTACTGACATAGAGTGACATTCCGCCCTATCCGTCCCTGTTTCCGTTAATTGACTCTCTCTGCGCAATGGACTGGTTTAAGCGAGAAGATTCCGATGATTCCTGCTCTGAATTCACTCTTGCTGAGGTAATCCATCTGCCTCTTGCTGTATCCCCTCGTTGGTTCGTCATTTTGCAGAATAGGAAGTTTAACGACTTAGCTGTGAATGTATTCTTTGACTTTTTTGTTCTGTGTTTCGAAATGCGATTTTTTATAATGGGCCCCTCACTCATATGGTATTGTGGGTTTGCCAATTCTTTTTTGTATCCTAACTATCTAAGCTCATAAATGTATGTATTGCTACCAAACTTTGAAATTTAGTGTTGCTCATTTCGTTTACAAGAGTGTTTAAGAATTCCAATGGAGGAACTACAATCGATGATGTAGCTTGGTGTAGAGTCTGTTGCTTTGTCTACACTGCATGATTGTGCATTTGTGCTCGCTATATACCAGAAGCAATATCACGGTtgcagattttattttttcgagATTATGATTGCATTCTTGCAAGTAATGCATCTGCAACTCCAAAAGAGGGGGAAAAAGGGAATGTGGAGGATGAAACCTCGAAAGTGTACCAATATCACTTATTATTGCATCCAa is a window from the Juglans regia cultivar Chandler chromosome 7, Walnut 2.0, whole genome shotgun sequence genome containing:
- the LOC109004892 gene encoding 1-aminocyclopropane-1-carboxylate oxidase-like, encoding MATSPEPRSENPIDFRAPPPSPVASGRRSTVTNDDILTEFLHHSLRVPDLILPHKVFPRQKFIESPPVIDLQSLTSKESDSIPKILDSISGIGCFQLVNYGIPPESMSAALAAASGIFHVPPEKKAAATRSLERPYGFEEGHEEEGESELTEEFVWCRDEALKLEMEGVWPAGYSNFSEKMEALMFEIEKVAEKILLALWESFLRKPIYENEMIQQQELGSVCCLYKHGKNVPADKWYDVIRMLIRGTDFSHSLCLHLCDGSSEFHVYSKKGWVSFIPEKGALIITVGDQIQALSGGHYKHVIGRPIFKDEKDDCISMAFLCSPPPTAAAAAAASVVTTSCSKTKREKTISLSQQALVALFLTLVYQFFVYFSKKI